Proteins co-encoded in one uncultured Draconibacterium sp. genomic window:
- a CDS encoding ATP-binding protein, which yields MRKRNSLAAKLSPALLASFVFIVLVACSFAFYKFKMGQWEKDVRSEILAQMTGKKSNLEKALYSRIYYTRGVAGYVALNPVITDAEFSELAKEYIKGDTVIGTMALAKDCIISSIYPLNGHEEAVGLNLLDHPERKKMVEKTIETQLTFIAGPVELVEGGIAFISYTPIFDKTKGLENDFWGLTDIVINQNKLFNEAGLHDESSPYEYALRGYDGSGNNGAAFWGDDEIFDKDPVLVNIDLPIGHWVLAAVPVKGWNAYFNQDKTLLNMLIISALVISVLMWLFARSVIKLRINELQLKAVFNSLDSIIIEYDSEGNYLDINSTNPDMLVLPENELRGKNVDEIFDKKKARIFKEAIRKCIANRELVVVEYPLVIRNEERWFSARISNKDTNTVIFNSYEITENKKREQRLIKSEAELKNAVEMQNKFLSVLAHDLRGPLGSQNNVLDLLYEQYDEMGEETRKKFLDSLRESSHNLFALLENLLKWSMSKSGKIDVQPVEFDLLEVCNNLSGYYSKQAKTKGVHLLNQLNTTIKVFADVNLFETILRNLISNAIKFTPENGEVVISVESKNVAGEVSYVVKVTDNGVGIDEERMPNLFGVDKAKSTSGTASETGSGFGLILCQELAQKMGTIIKVDSTKGKGSTFSLSVPGVK from the coding sequence ATGAGAAAGAGAAACTCTCTTGCCGCTAAACTAAGTCCTGCGTTGCTTGCTTCGTTTGTTTTTATTGTTCTTGTTGCATGTTCCTTTGCCTTTTATAAATTTAAGATGGGGCAATGGGAAAAAGACGTGCGGAGTGAGATCCTAGCCCAAATGACTGGTAAAAAATCCAACCTGGAGAAAGCACTTTATTCGCGCATTTACTACACGCGGGGTGTGGCTGGTTATGTTGCTCTGAATCCGGTAATTACTGATGCGGAATTCTCGGAGTTGGCTAAAGAATACATAAAGGGCGATACTGTTATTGGAACAATGGCGTTGGCGAAAGATTGCATTATAAGTTCAATTTATCCTTTAAATGGACATGAAGAAGCGGTAGGATTAAACTTGTTGGATCATCCTGAACGCAAAAAAATGGTTGAAAAGACCATTGAAACCCAACTGACATTTATTGCTGGCCCGGTTGAATTGGTAGAAGGAGGTATTGCTTTTATTAGTTACACACCAATTTTTGATAAAACAAAAGGCCTCGAAAATGACTTTTGGGGGCTTACTGATATCGTAATAAATCAAAATAAACTTTTTAATGAAGCGGGGCTCCACGATGAGAGCTCCCCTTATGAATATGCACTTCGGGGTTACGACGGATCTGGGAACAACGGCGCTGCTTTTTGGGGCGATGATGAAATTTTCGATAAAGATCCTGTGCTCGTTAATATCGACCTTCCGATTGGGCATTGGGTTTTGGCAGCAGTTCCGGTTAAGGGATGGAATGCTTATTTTAATCAGGATAAAACGCTTCTTAATATGCTTATAATTAGTGCGCTGGTGATTAGTGTATTGATGTGGTTGTTTGCACGGTCAGTGATTAAATTGAGAATAAACGAACTGCAGTTAAAAGCTGTTTTTAATTCGCTTGATAGTATTATTATTGAGTATGACAGTGAAGGTAATTATCTGGATATTAACTCAACTAACCCGGATATGCTTGTTTTGCCCGAAAATGAGTTGCGTGGCAAAAATGTAGATGAAATATTTGATAAGAAGAAAGCCCGTATTTTTAAGGAGGCCATTCGCAAATGTATTGCTAACAGGGAGCTTGTAGTTGTAGAATACCCGCTTGTTATTCGTAACGAAGAACGATGGTTTTCGGCGCGAATCAGTAACAAAGATACCAATACTGTTATTTTTAATTCGTATGAAATTACTGAAAACAAAAAACGGGAACAACGCCTGATTAAATCGGAGGCTGAACTGAAGAATGCAGTTGAAATGCAGAACAAGTTTCTTTCGGTTTTAGCTCATGATTTACGTGGGCCATTAGGAAGTCAAAATAATGTTCTGGATTTACTATATGAGCAGTATGACGAGATGGGAGAAGAAACACGTAAAAAATTTTTAGATTCTTTGCGGGAATCGTCACACAACTTATTTGCGCTACTCGAAAACCTTTTGAAATGGTCCATGTCGAAATCTGGAAAAATAGATGTGCAGCCGGTTGAATTCGATTTGCTGGAGGTTTGTAACAATTTGTCTGGCTATTATAGTAAACAGGCTAAAACAAAAGGAGTACATCTTTTAAATCAACTTAATACGACCATAAAAGTTTTTGCCGATGTAAACTTGTTTGAAACAATTTTACGTAACCTGATATCGAACGCTATTAAATTTACACCTGAAAATGGAGAGGTGGTCATTTCGGTTGAGTCGAAGAATGTAGCAGGAGAGGTCTCTTATGTAGTGAAAGTTACCGATAATGGAGTTGGAATTGATGAAGAAAGAATGCCCAATTTGTTCGGGGTAGATAAAGCAAAATCTACAAGTGGAACGGCCAGCGAAACAGGCAGTGGTTTTGGTTTGATTTTATGTCAGGAGTTGGCACAAAAAATGGGTACAATAATTAAGGTGGATAGTACAAAAGGAAAAGGGAGTACCTTCTCTCTTTCAGTACCAGGTGTTAAATAG
- a CDS encoding HlyD family efflux transporter periplasmic adaptor subunit: MESRSRLFVFGILAIFASVLFACKGNSDKSAVKTEVVDRGPVVASFKCQGSVRSANVVAVLNPLRNSVVALLKTPGERVEKGELILQLDKAQIQDEIAGLNNQIQQKQNALEKNRLNARSIQLDLNQSEQAKKSRVQNIQHSLEQQEKLLEAGGTSQARVDQIKQNLLLAEQDLNNQAEKNSIRLQQLEMDERNLVLQIQSFKRSLNTQRTILQKTDVKAPVSGILLEVAGNVGDYVSLDQALVKIADESTSKIVGTAGKNKRDLILPGGVVDVSVNNETFVGTIGQVYDDENSESVSFNVFVAENDQQKLTGVENVVLLVKANDKENVLRIRKLPGMTLSQHFDVLLQKDDEVIRTEIVLGTIGKDYCEIISGVNEGDIILREGSSATSAL; this comes from the coding sequence ATGGAGAGCAGATCCCGATTATTTGTTTTTGGAATACTGGCAATTTTTGCAAGCGTACTTTTTGCCTGTAAAGGAAATTCGGATAAATCAGCTGTTAAAACTGAAGTTGTAGACCGTGGCCCGGTGGTGGCTTCGTTTAAATGCCAGGGAAGTGTGCGTTCTGCCAATGTTGTGGCGGTACTAAACCCTTTGCGAAACTCGGTGGTTGCCCTGCTTAAAACGCCCGGTGAACGGGTTGAAAAAGGGGAGCTTATTCTGCAGCTCGACAAAGCACAGATACAGGATGAAATTGCTGGTTTAAATAACCAGATACAACAGAAACAAAATGCGCTGGAGAAAAACCGGTTAAATGCACGAAGTATTCAGCTCGATCTAAATCAAAGTGAACAGGCGAAAAAGTCACGTGTTCAAAATATCCAGCATTCGCTCGAACAGCAGGAAAAACTATTGGAAGCTGGTGGAACATCGCAGGCGAGAGTCGATCAAATAAAGCAAAATCTGCTGTTGGCCGAGCAAGATTTAAATAATCAGGCCGAAAAGAATTCGATACGTTTGCAGCAGCTTGAAATGGATGAGCGCAATCTTGTATTGCAAATTCAGTCGTTTAAAAGAAGCCTTAATACACAACGGACCATTTTGCAAAAAACGGACGTAAAAGCACCTGTTTCTGGCATTTTGCTGGAAGTTGCCGGAAACGTAGGCGATTATGTTTCGCTCGATCAGGCATTGGTGAAAATTGCCGATGAAAGCACATCTAAAATTGTTGGGACAGCAGGTAAAAATAAACGCGATCTTATTCTGCCCGGGGGAGTGGTGGACGTGAGCGTAAATAACGAGACGTTTGTAGGAACTATCGGTCAGGTTTACGACGATGAAAATTCGGAGTCGGTATCGTTTAATGTTTTTGTTGCCGAAAATGATCAGCAAAAACTGACAGGGGTTGAAAATGTTGTGTTGCTGGTAAAAGCCAACGACAAGGAAAATGTACTTCGAATACGAAAATTGCCGGGAATGACATTATCGCAACATTTTGATGTTTTGCTTCAGAAAGACGATGAGGTTATACGCACCGAAATTGTTTTAGGAACTATTGGTAAAGATTACTGCGAAATAATATCAGGAGTTAATGAAGGCGATATTATTTTGCGCGAAGGTTCCTCTGCAACATCTGCTCTTTAA
- a CDS encoding SprT family zinc-dependent metalloprotease, translating into MASQVVQLNHIGKVTFSQNQRSKNIKLSVKPDKSVLVSFPFFITHKEALAFVEKNKQWVLKQQEKMKPRSTTIKPGTEIETKLHKICIVQGEKNDANRKGDIITISVSDFENEDSIAFIDEIVTTVYRHEAKRLLPVRISDLAQKHGFNYNKVTIRNNRRNWGSCSSQNNISLNLQMMKLPIKLIDYILLHELVHTEVKNHGPKFWERLNHITDGKARELAHEVKKYSTYTL; encoded by the coding sequence ATGGCAAGCCAAGTAGTTCAATTAAACCATATAGGTAAGGTTACATTTTCTCAGAACCAGCGATCTAAAAATATTAAACTTAGCGTAAAACCCGACAAATCGGTATTGGTTTCTTTTCCTTTTTTTATTACACATAAAGAGGCGTTGGCTTTTGTGGAAAAAAATAAACAATGGGTATTAAAGCAGCAGGAAAAGATGAAACCCCGTTCAACCACTATAAAACCGGGCACCGAAATTGAAACCAAACTGCATAAAATATGTATCGTTCAGGGCGAAAAAAACGATGCCAACCGAAAAGGTGATATCATAACAATTTCGGTATCGGATTTTGAAAATGAAGATTCAATAGCTTTTATTGATGAAATTGTAACTACTGTTTACCGCCACGAAGCCAAACGCTTGCTTCCGGTACGAATTTCCGATCTGGCCCAAAAACACGGTTTTAACTACAACAAAGTTACGATACGTAATAACCGCAGGAACTGGGGAAGCTGCTCATCACAAAACAACATCAGCCTGAATTTACAAATGATGAAACTGCCCATAAAACTGATCGACTATATTCTATTGCACGAATTGGTGCATACCGAAGTTAAAAATCACGGTCCGAAATTCTGGGAACGACTAAACCATATTACCGATGGCAAAGCACGCGAATTGGCGCACGAAGTAAAAAAATACTCCACTTACACGTTGTAA
- a CDS encoding potassium transporter TrkG, with the protein MKHLKINIALILHIISIVITFESLFMLFAVIVSFIYKESVFTDLSHTFLITFILGVVLNLLTKRQRQVEPSLRESFIIVTLAWVVMALVGTLPYLLTGSIPNFTNAFFESISGFTTTGSSILADIEALPKSVLFWRAETHWIGGMGIIVLVVAIMPFLKINGIYLFYSEVSSVATEKVSTRIRKVARRLWLIYMGLTFAETIILWIGGMSLFDAICHSFATIATGGFSTKNDSLASFSPFIQYTVTFFMLLSGINFVVHIFWLRGDFKTAFKNEELRLYLKIILVAGTIITLSLYFHHQDMGFEPAFRHAFFQVVSIITATGFATADYLQWPLQSIGIIAILMLIGASSGSTGGGVKVIRHLVVFKRIRTLYKEYFSSSTVVRVIRYNKNVVRPELINRVFTFVLFYYLILIIGTMIMMLWTNDLKTSFGAVATSMAGIGPGFGTVGPVSNFLHLPDGAKYFLTALMVIGRLEIYSVLVLFTPSFWLD; encoded by the coding sequence ATGAAGCACCTGAAAATAAATATCGCTTTAATTTTACACATCATTTCGATTGTAATTACGTTCGAAAGTCTTTTTATGCTCTTTGCGGTTATTGTCTCATTTATATACAAAGAGAGCGTTTTTACTGATCTGTCGCACACTTTTCTGATCACCTTTATTTTAGGCGTTGTACTAAACCTGCTAACAAAAAGACAACGGCAGGTTGAGCCTTCGTTGCGCGAGAGTTTCATTATTGTTACGCTGGCCTGGGTAGTAATGGCTTTAGTGGGTACACTCCCCTATTTGCTAACCGGTAGTATCCCGAATTTTACCAATGCTTTTTTCGAATCAATTTCCGGGTTTACAACAACCGGATCATCGATTTTAGCCGACATTGAAGCCCTGCCAAAAAGTGTTTTGTTCTGGCGTGCCGAAACCCACTGGATTGGAGGAATGGGAATTATTGTTTTGGTAGTAGCCATTATGCCATTTCTGAAAATTAACGGTATTTACCTGTTTTACTCCGAGGTGTCGAGCGTGGCAACCGAAAAAGTGTCGACACGAATACGCAAAGTGGCACGCCGGTTATGGCTGATTTACATGGGACTAACCTTTGCCGAAACCATTATTTTATGGATTGGTGGGATGTCGCTGTTCGATGCCATTTGTCATTCGTTTGCCACCATTGCCACTGGCGGTTTCTCAACAAAAAACGATAGTCTGGCCAGTTTTTCACCATTTATACAATACACGGTAACCTTTTTTATGCTGCTTTCGGGAATCAACTTCGTGGTGCACATCTTCTGGTTACGGGGCGATTTTAAAACCGCTTTTAAGAATGAAGAACTCCGGTTGTATTTAAAAATAATATTGGTTGCCGGAACAATCATTACCCTGTCACTTTACTTTCATCATCAGGATATGGGATTTGAGCCGGCTTTCCGTCATGCTTTTTTTCAGGTAGTTTCCATTATTACCGCAACCGGTTTTGCCACTGCCGACTATTTACAGTGGCCCCTGCAATCCATTGGTATAATTGCTATTCTGATGTTGATAGGAGCATCTTCAGGATCAACCGGCGGCGGGGTAAAAGTTATCCGTCACCTTGTAGTTTTTAAGCGTATACGCACACTATATAAAGAATATTTTTCGTCGAGCACGGTTGTACGTGTAATTCGCTACAATAAAAACGTGGTGCGCCCCGAGCTCATTAACCGCGTTTTCACTTTTGTTCTTTTTTACTATCTCATTCTTATTATCGGCACCATGATTATGATGCTTTGGACAAACGACCTGAAAACCTCGTTTGGTGCGGTGGCAACAAGTATGGCCGGCATTGGTCCTGGATTTGGAACTGTTGGCCCGGTGAGCAACTTCCTGCATTTACCCGATGGTGCAAAATATTTCTTAACCGCGTTAATGGTAATTGGCCGTTTGGAAATCTATTCGGTACTGGTACTTTTCACTCCGTCGTTCTGGTTGGATTAA
- a CDS encoding deoxyguanosinetriphosphate triphosphohydrolase produces MNWNTLLSPKRLGSKGTFGPVTNEDRTQFQRDYDRIIFSSPFRRMQNKTQVFPLPEHIFVHNRLTHSLEVASVGRSLGNLLSEYLLEIHQDNPLIHEIGTIVSTACLAHDLGNPPFGHSGEAAISNYFNKASGQKFKDQLSGGEWKDFTCFDGNANAFRTLTHQFNGKREGGFALTYSTLASIVKYPFESVKATKPKFGFFQSDKENYYHIAKELGIAQREDESFARHPLVYLVEAADDICYQIMDLEDAFKLGILHYDRIRALFQNFFTEERIERFEKTFTQVSDINEQISYLRANVIGELIYRCIDIFKDNYDAIMAGTFSGSLIDELPTKQATAMKEVQRISFSEIYAHRSVVEIEIAGYKIIGTLLEEFVDAIMNTDENDKYSQKILSLLPGQYKTNDDSVYLKIQSVVDFVSGMTDIFALDLYRKLKGISLPGVV; encoded by the coding sequence ATGAATTGGAACACACTTCTTTCGCCAAAACGATTGGGCAGTAAGGGTACTTTTGGCCCCGTAACAAATGAAGACCGCACGCAGTTTCAGCGCGATTACGACCGGATTATTTTCTCGTCGCCATTTCGGCGGATGCAAAATAAAACGCAGGTTTTCCCACTTCCCGAGCACATTTTCGTGCACAACCGCCTCACGCATAGTCTGGAGGTTGCCAGTGTTGGCCGATCGCTGGGGAATTTATTATCGGAATACCTGCTGGAAATTCATCAGGATAATCCGCTGATCCACGAAATCGGGACGATCGTTTCAACCGCTTGTCTTGCTCACGATTTAGGAAATCCGCCGTTTGGCCACTCAGGAGAAGCAGCTATTTCAAATTATTTCAACAAAGCAAGCGGCCAGAAATTTAAAGACCAACTTTCAGGAGGCGAATGGAAAGACTTCACCTGTTTTGATGGAAATGCCAACGCTTTTCGCACACTCACCCACCAGTTTAACGGCAAACGAGAAGGTGGTTTTGCATTAACCTACTCAACACTGGCGAGCATTGTAAAATACCCGTTCGAATCGGTAAAAGCTACCAAACCCAAATTTGGCTTTTTCCAGTCGGACAAAGAAAATTACTACCACATTGCCAAAGAACTTGGAATTGCGCAACGCGAAGATGAAAGTTTTGCCCGGCATCCGCTGGTGTATCTGGTAGAGGCTGCCGACGATATTTGCTACCAGATTATGGATTTGGAAGATGCTTTTAAACTGGGCATTTTACACTACGACAGAATTCGTGCACTTTTTCAAAACTTCTTTACCGAAGAACGGATTGAACGTTTCGAGAAAACCTTTACCCAGGTAAGCGATATAAACGAACAAATAAGTTACCTGCGCGCCAACGTTATCGGCGAGTTGATTTACCGTTGCATCGATATTTTCAAGGATAATTACGATGCTATTATGGCCGGAACTTTCTCCGGCAGTCTTATCGATGAACTTCCGACGAAACAAGCCACTGCAATGAAAGAAGTGCAGCGTATTTCATTCAGTGAAATTTATGCACACCGCTCGGTTGTTGAGATTGAAATTGCGGGTTACAAAATTATCGGTACGCTACTGGAAGAATTTGTTGATGCCATAATGAATACCGACGAAAACGACAAATACAGTCAGAAGATCTTGTCGCTGTTACCCGGCCAGTATAAAACCAACGATGATTCCGTATACCTGAAAATTCAATCGGTGGTTGATTTTGTATCGGGAATGACCGACATTTTCGCACTCGATCTATACCGAAAACTTAAAGGAATCAGTTTACCTGGGGTGGTTTAA
- a CDS encoding DUF4870 domain-containing protein: MSNQNLATNIKKLRNRKGISQELLAEKSGVSLRTIQRIENGETEPRGDTLVRLAEALDTAPENLSDWKLTEDKGSLMTLNLSALGFLLFPLLGIVIPMIIWISKKGKVRDLDNLAKSILNFQILWTVVLLLVYIYFIASTYYRINQSGDISMSVIGNPVYKILSLGGLYVYNLFLVVANTFRINDGRKVKYFPQLRIIR, from the coding sequence ATGAGTAATCAAAATCTGGCTACAAACATTAAAAAATTACGCAACAGAAAAGGAATTTCACAGGAATTACTTGCTGAAAAATCGGGTGTTAGTTTGCGAACTATTCAACGCATTGAAAATGGTGAAACAGAACCGCGCGGAGATACCCTAGTCCGTCTGGCAGAAGCGCTTGATACGGCCCCGGAAAACCTGAGTGATTGGAAACTAACCGAAGATAAAGGTTCGTTGATGACTCTGAATTTATCCGCACTGGGATTTTTACTATTCCCTTTGCTAGGAATCGTTATTCCCATGATTATCTGGATTAGCAAAAAAGGAAAAGTGCGTGATCTGGATAACCTGGCAAAAAGTATTCTGAATTTTCAGATCCTCTGGACCGTTGTGTTACTGTTGGTATACATTTATTTTATTGCCAGCACATATTATCGAATAAATCAATCGGGCGATATTTCCATGTCAGTTATTGGAAATCCTGTTTATAAAATTCTGTCATTGGGTGGATTATATGTTTACAACCTATTTTTGGTTGTCGCCAATACTTTTCGAATAAATGATGGTAGAAAGGTAAAATATTTTCCTCAACTACGAATTATTCGATAA
- a CDS encoding TIGR00266 family protein, with product MNSHEIDYKIIGHDVQLVEIELDPAETVIAEAGAMLYMEDGIDFQARMGDGSNPRAGFFDKVLSAGSRLISGESLFLTHFTNQGWGKKHVAFSAPYPGTIIPLNLPDFGGRVIVQKDAFLCAALGTKISITFNRKLGAGFFGGEGFILQQLDGDGRAFIHAGGTVIEKQLNNETLRVDTGCIVGFETSIDYSIEQAGGLRSMVFGGEGLFLATLRGTGKVWLQSMPIRKLIAELSPAGGNARKEARGGLLDNLLEG from the coding sequence ATGAATTCGCATGAAATTGATTATAAAATCATCGGTCACGATGTTCAATTGGTTGAAATTGAGTTAGATCCGGCAGAAACGGTGATTGCCGAAGCGGGTGCCATGTTGTATATGGAAGATGGTATTGATTTTCAGGCCCGAATGGGAGACGGTTCAAATCCGCGTGCCGGTTTTTTTGATAAAGTGTTATCTGCAGGATCACGTTTGATCAGTGGTGAGTCGCTGTTTCTTACGCATTTTACCAATCAAGGCTGGGGAAAAAAGCACGTGGCATTTTCGGCGCCTTATCCGGGAACCATTATTCCGCTTAACTTACCTGATTTTGGTGGAAGAGTTATTGTTCAAAAAGATGCTTTTTTGTGTGCTGCATTGGGTACAAAAATCTCGATAACGTTTAACCGTAAACTAGGGGCCGGATTTTTTGGTGGCGAAGGATTTATACTCCAGCAGCTGGATGGCGATGGAAGGGCTTTCATCCACGCCGGAGGAACTGTTATTGAGAAACAGTTAAACAACGAAACCTTGCGGGTAGACACCGGTTGTATTGTTGGTTTCGAAACTTCGATTGATTATAGTATTGAACAAGCTGGAGGTTTGCGCTCGATGGTATTTGGTGGCGAAGGATTATTTTTGGCCACTTTGCGTGGAACCGGTAAAGTTTGGTTACAAAGTATGCCAATACGGAAGCTGATTGCCGAATTGTCGCCGGCAGGAGGAAATGCCCGGAAAGAAGCGCGTGGCGGTTTGCTCGATAATTTACTGGAAGGATAA
- a CDS encoding pseudouridine synthase — protein MRKNNNSNRGNSQSKSSGNSSKRSVKSPSGKRIGKSRVVEKSEPKKEFKPRNKYGNPADKKKEQTAPAPKLKTLSAEGMRLNRFIANAGVCSRREADTFITAGAVTINGKIVTEMGTRVLPGDEVRFDGRKLEAERKVYILLNKPKDYVTTTDDPHADKIVMDLIKDACDERVYPVGRLDRNTTGLLLFTNDGDLSKKLTHPKHNKKKVYQATLDKPVERGHMDMIASGIELEDGPIAADAISYTSDDKTEVGIEIHSGKNRIVRRIFEHFGYRVKKLDRVLFAGLTKKNLPRGKWRILTEKEVKFLKML, from the coding sequence ATGCGCAAGAATAACAATAGCAACCGGGGCAACTCACAAAGTAAATCATCCGGTAATTCGTCAAAACGTTCGGTGAAATCACCTTCAGGAAAACGAATTGGGAAATCGCGGGTGGTTGAAAAATCGGAACCCAAAAAAGAATTTAAGCCCCGGAATAAATACGGTAACCCGGCCGACAAGAAAAAAGAACAAACTGCACCAGCGCCAAAACTAAAAACGCTTTCGGCCGAAGGAATGCGCCTAAACCGTTTTATCGCCAATGCCGGTGTTTGCTCGCGTCGTGAAGCCGACACTTTTATTACTGCCGGAGCAGTAACCATTAACGGAAAGATTGTTACCGAAATGGGAACACGCGTGCTACCGGGCGACGAAGTTCGTTTCGATGGAAGAAAACTGGAAGCCGAGCGCAAAGTGTACATTCTGCTAAATAAACCCAAAGATTATGTGACCACCACCGACGATCCGCATGCAGACAAAATTGTGATGGATCTGATAAAAGACGCTTGTGATGAACGCGTTTATCCGGTTGGCCGACTGGATCGGAATACAACCGGATTGTTACTGTTTACCAACGACGGAGATCTTTCGAAAAAACTGACACACCCAAAACACAACAAAAAGAAGGTGTACCAGGCTACGCTCGATAAACCGGTTGAACGCGGACACATGGATATGATTGCTTCAGGAATTGAGCTGGAAGACGGCCCAATTGCTGCCGATGCCATTAGCTACACCTCGGATGACAAAACTGAGGTGGGCATTGAAATTCATTCAGGAAAAAACCGTATTGTACGCCGCATTTTCGAACACTTTGGTTACCGGGTAAAAAAACTCGACCGGGTACTTTTTGCGGGTCTCACCAAAAAGAATTTACCACGAGGAAAGTGGCGGATTCTTACCGAAAAAGAAGTGAAGTTCCTAAAAATGCTGTAA
- a CDS encoding sigma-70 family RNA polymerase sigma factor produces the protein MEKEFLHIIQKNQGIIHKVCNIYCDTEDDRSDLFQEIVVQLWKSYPNFRRESKVSTWMYRVALNTAITTFKKSKRRPDQSSLTYDNFQIEDEKYDTETEENIKVLHKAIQQLTGIEKSIVLLYLENKKYEEIAEITGITQNYVRVKMNRIKKKLKKLMVTEE, from the coding sequence TTGGAAAAGGAATTCTTACACATAATCCAGAAAAACCAGGGCATCATCCACAAAGTCTGCAACATTTATTGCGACACGGAAGATGACCGAAGTGATCTCTTTCAGGAAATTGTAGTACAGCTTTGGAAGTCGTACCCCAATTTCAGAAGAGAATCAAAGGTTTCTACATGGATGTATCGTGTGGCGCTGAATACCGCGATTACTACGTTCAAAAAAAGTAAAAGAAGACCTGACCAAAGCAGCCTGACGTACGATAATTTTCAGATTGAAGATGAGAAATACGACACCGAAACCGAAGAGAATATAAAAGTATTACACAAAGCCATTCAGCAGCTTACCGGAATCGAAAAGTCGATTGTGTTGCTGTACCTCGAAAACAAAAAGTACGAGGAAATTGCTGAGATTACCGGAATTACCCAAAACTATGTGCGGGTGAAAATGAACCGGATAAAAAAGAAGCTGAAGAAACTGATGGTAACTGAAGAGTAG